The Nisaea sp. DNA window GACCTCGGGCCCTGTAGCGACCCTGAATGTATCGGCCGCAACAGCAGTCGCCCTATACGAATACGCTCGGCAAAATCAGGAATGAGCCGGATGCCCCTATGAGTGAAATATGTCACATGCATATCCTGTTGCGCGTTATAGAACACTCCCGTTATTCATGTTCTAATTCCATGGATAACAAGAATAAAACCGATCGAATTAAGCTTTCTTTCAGTTAAGTCGTGCAGAAAGAGTGATGGACCCGCAAAAAGCAGAAGCGCAAAGTTTCAAGGATGCCGTCTGCGAAGACGTCTCCGACTTCTATTCACGGAAGTCACGTGATGCTATCGGCCGCGCTGCCGGTCGGTATCTGCAATCCGTGCGCCTTACCCCGATGGAATTACTCCATTCGAGCCGGCATCAACGCGCTTTCAGCGATGCCGGAACCACCCTTATGCAAGCGGTCCAGAAGGCCGCCATCGCGCAGGTCAAGGGCACCAACGTCCCCGTCAGTGAACGGGTGCGCCGCCTCTATGAGATTACCGACAGCCTGTATAAGGAAGCGTTGGAGAAGCACGAAAAGGAGCCGCCGGAAAAACTCGTTAAAAGCATGATTCCGGATGTCATCGCACTTCGGGATGGCGAAAGCCCCTCTGAACAGGCCTTTCGGATTCGGGCCGCGCTGACGGCGACACTTGATGGCATCAATGACTGGATCAAGAAGTTCGAAACCCTCTACGAGCTCGGCCATGACATTGCCGGTCTCGAGGCATTCGGGCATTTCGATTCCTTCATCGCCGAAATCCTTCGCGCTCCGAATATCAGCAAGGAGATTTTCGGCGAACTGCCAACCGCCGGAGAAGAAATAGACCGCCTGCTTGCTCTTTACGATGGAGACATCGAGCCGTCCCACGCCCCCAGCAAGCCGGCGAATGCGAAGAAATTCTACACCCTCGCAAAAACCGGCTACATCCCAGAAACACGGGATGTCCTGCTGCGCATGCTGACGCTGGCACTGAATTCAAGTGGCAGGTTGACGCGCGGGGATCTTCGCACGGAGCTGGAACGGGTACGTGCGATCTTCAGGCGCCTGTCAACGCCCAACGGCTTCCTTGGCGGCGAGGATTGTGAGATTGGGCTGCAGAAACGCGAAGCGTCCCTGCTGAGCGACGAGACCATCGATCTCCTGCTTGGCGGCCGCATCGATGTCGGCGAGAAGGTTTACCTGGCTCTCCAGATACGCAAGCAGGCGATCAGCGAGAGAGGTGCGGATTATCTCTCTAAATACGTCACCTCAATCGTCGGTCAGCCGGACTTCTCCCGCGCCGTGTCCGGCAAGGAGGGATCGATTGAGGAAAAGCTCGGCTTCCTTGGCAAAGTTCACAAGGAGACCAAGGCCAACGACCTTCCCCCACGCATCGAAGACCGGATCTGCCGGACTTTGGAAGAGCTTCAGGAGGAACTGTTGGAGAGCAACGACTACTTCAAGAAGCTGGAAACACGCTCGGGATCCACAGCTAAAAAAGCCCTCATCGTGATCGATCTGATCGGCGAAGGCTCCCTGATCGGAGCCGCGACCCTGAAAACGGCACGCAAATCGGCGCACGATTTCATGAAGAAGGCCGATTTTCTGGAAAGCTATCTCGCGGATAGCGATGCCGCACAGAGCAAGAGAGCTCGCATGCAGGACCTGGAACGCCGACTGAAATCAGCCGGGCTCGCGTGACCGGACCGCCCGGCAATAAGGCTATCCGCCAACTCCCCGTTCACTTTCCAGTTTGGCCTGCCGCTGTCGGACGTCCTCCGGCCAACGACTCTTCAGAAACGCCACGAGGGCCCATATCCCCGGGTCGGCGAGCTGAATTTCGAACCCCGGCATATTATTCCTGTAACTGCGTGGCGAGAATGGCTGGCCGCCATATTTGATCACATCGAATATATCGTCATCGCTGAGGCGCCAGATCGGCGCGGTTCCGTCCAGCGGTAACCCCGGGCGGTTGCCGGACGGAAAATCGCCATCCCAGCCGGCCTGCCCTTCCAGAGAATCGCCGTGGCAGAAGGCACAGTTATCCCGGTAGAGTTTATGTCCCTGCGCGACCAGGACCTCGTCCTGCCAATCCGCATGGACCGCCGTATCCACCATCCTGCGCTCATAATAGATAGAAGCGGCCGTGATAAGCGCGCCGATCAGCGTTGCTGCCGCAAGGAAGCGCCCCTTCGGGCCAAGCTTCCGTGAGATCCGGTCGGACAGCCCCATCCCGATTACGGCTTCGTCCTCCTCGGCCGCATCGACCATCTGGCGGAGCAGTCTGTCGCTGCGCCGTTCCCCACCGGAGAAAGCCTTGGCGCGGATCCGCGCCTTGCGACGCGCACTGCGTTCGTTATCGGTACGGCTCACGATCCATCTCCGGGGCGGTCGGACAAGACACCATGCCATGGATCATACGCGATTGTAGAAATGGCTGTCATCTCACGCACTGATGCCTGTTCTCTTTTGCCCGTTCTTCCAGCGCCCGCCCCAAGGCACCGGAAGAACGAACCGCCCTCAGGCCGCGTGCGGCATCAGGATCTGCCGGATGGCCGAGCCGTCGGCAAGCCGGTCAAAGCCTTCATTGATATCGTCAAACCCGACCGACCGGCTGATCAGAGCGTCGATCGGCAACCGGCCTTGCTGATAGAGATCGATATAGCGCGGGATATCCCGCACCGGCACGCAACCGCCCATATAGCTGCCCCGGATCGCCTTTTCGTCCGATACCATCGCCGGCGGCGTGAAGCTGAAGGTGCTGTCGGCCGGCGCCAGACCGGCGACCACAAGCTCACCGCCAGCACGCAGCAATCCGTACCCGGTCTCCATCGCCGGGATTGCTCCGGCAAAATCGAACGCGAAATCGACCCCGCCGTGCGTAATGTCCCGGACCTGTTCGGCCAGGGTGGGATCCTTGGCATTGAATGTATGTGTCGCACCAAGCTGACGGGCGAGTCCCAAACGGTCGTCATTCAGGTCAATGGCGATGATCGCGCCCGCGCCAGCCACCTTGGCACCGAGCAACCCGTTCAGCCCGACGCCGCCGAGACCGATCACTGCAACGCTGTCTCCCGGCCGGATGCGGGCCGTGTTCAGCACCGCTCCGACACCGGTCATTACAGCGCATCCGAAGATCGCCGCCTTATCCAGTGGAATACTGTCGTCGACCTTGACGCAACTGCCCCGATCAATCACCGCATATTCGGCGAAACAGGAGACACCCGAATGGTGTGCTAGTGATTCTCCAGAAGCGGATTTCAAGCGGCGTCCGCCGCCCATCAGGTCGCCCTTGGCCCTGGCCACGGCATTGACCTCACAGATTTGCGGGCGGCCTTCAAGGCACCGGCGACAGCGACCGCAATTGGCACTGAACTGGAAAACAACCGGATCGCCCGCTTTCAAATCGCGGATGCCGGGGCCAACCTCGACCACCTCGCCGGCGCCTTCATGGCCAAGCACCAAAGGCACCGGGCGCGGCCGGTTACCGTTGATCACGGAAAGATCGGAATGGCACAACCCGGCGCCGATTACCCGGACGAGAATCTCGCCCGCTTCCGGCTTCGACAGCTCCACTTCCTCGACGGAAATCGGCTTGGATTTTTCAAAAGGCGCCGTCGCCCCCGACTGCCGCAATACGGCCGCACGCATCTTCATGACTGTTTCCCATTCCCGTTTTTTGCTTTGTTTTGCCGCCGGTCGGCAGCGCGGTTTTGCCGCCGGTCGGCAGCGCGGTTTTGCCGCCGGTCGGCAGCGCGGTTTTGCCGCCAGTCGGC harbors:
- a CDS encoding zinc-dependent alcohol dehydrogenase family protein, whose amino-acid sequence is MKMRAAVLRQSGATAPFEKSKPISVEEVELSKPEAGEILVRVIGAGLCHSDLSVINGNRPRPVPLVLGHEGAGEVVEVGPGIRDLKAGDPVVFQFSANCGRCRRCLEGRPQICEVNAVARAKGDLMGGGRRLKSASGESLAHHSGVSCFAEYAVIDRGSCVKVDDSIPLDKAAIFGCAVMTGVGAVLNTARIRPGDSVAVIGLGGVGLNGLLGAKVAGAGAIIAIDLNDDRLGLARQLGATHTFNAKDPTLAEQVRDITHGGVDFAFDFAGAIPAMETGYGLLRAGGELVVAGLAPADSTFSFTPPAMVSDEKAIRGSYMGGCVPVRDIPRYIDLYQQGRLPIDALISRSVGFDDINEGFDRLADGSAIRQILMPHAA
- a CDS encoding c-type cytochrome; this encodes MSRTDNERSARRKARIRAKAFSGGERRSDRLLRQMVDAAEEDEAVIGMGLSDRISRKLGPKGRFLAAATLIGALITAASIYYERRMVDTAVHADWQDEVLVAQGHKLYRDNCAFCHGDSLEGQAGWDGDFPSGNRPGLPLDGTAPIWRLSDDDIFDVIKYGGQPFSPRSYRNNMPGFEIQLADPGIWALVAFLKSRWPEDVRQRQAKLESERGVGG